A stretch of Acidobacteriota bacterium DNA encodes these proteins:
- a CDS encoding helix-turn-helix domain-containing protein, with protein sequence MARRSRNIGLEILAGIRQLKRGEHGRITNVPSVASVRKKTGLSQSRFAELLGVSVRTLQEWEQGRRAPSGAARTLLLIAARNPRALMEVA encoded by the coding sequence ATGGCTAGGCGTTCGCGGAACATCGGTCTGGAGATTCTTGCGGGGATTCGTCAGCTCAAGCGAGGCGAACACGGGCGCATCACCAACGTGCCGTCCGTCGCCAGCGTGAGGAAGAAGACCGGGCTCTCGCAGTCGAGATTCGCTGAACTGCTCGGCGTGTCGGTGCGGACGCTTCAGGAGTGGGAGCAGGGGCGCCGGGCGCCTTCCGGAGCCGCGCGGACGCTCTTGCTGATCGCCGCAAGGAACCCTCGGGCGCTGATGGAGGTCGCGTAA
- a CDS encoding PadR family transcriptional regulator, translating into MAERKVVQGTLELLILQTLLFGPLHGHGIARHIQRTSEDVLQVEHGSLYPALARLEKSGSITSKWEASDRGREMRMYRLTAKGRKQLTIEQSRWNAVVRAMARVLKPV; encoded by the coding sequence ATGGCGGAACGAAAGGTCGTTCAAGGCACCCTCGAGTTGCTGATCCTGCAGACACTGCTGTTCGGCCCGCTCCACGGCCACGGCATCGCCCGGCACATCCAGCGCACGTCAGAGGACGTGCTGCAGGTGGAACACGGGTCGCTCTATCCTGCTTTGGCCCGTTTGGAGAAAAGCGGGTCTATCACCTCCAAGTGGGAAGCGAGTGACCGGGGGCGCGAGATGCGCATGTACAGGCTGACGGCCAAGGGACGCAAGCAGCTGACGATCGAGCAGAGCCGGTGGAACGCGGTGGTGCGAGCAATGGCCCGCGTACTGAAGCCCGTGTGA
- a CDS encoding ABC transporter permease — translation MTKDRDEELEREIRSHLELEAEERVANGMSGQEARDAARRAFGNVTLTREDARAVWTRRWLDEIVQDVRYACRTLRNSPGFTITSVLTIALGIGANTAMFSVVNAAILRPLGYPQPEQLQMVTAGSGDGNPGSLSPAEYFELTEISQSFAVAGAFVTGEANLSALDRPRRTAYARVNAEVFEALAVAPERGRWFRRDETRVGGPAVVILSHGLWRSAFGDTDDIIGQSVDIDGIRHEVIGVMPPGFDVMDKRAELWLPLQLAPAIRRFRASHFLSVLARLKGNVTLSQAESELTSLMTSWGERTHASGHLFVPGEHVLQLTPMLDAVVGPSRRAFWLLQAGVGLVLLIACANLANLLVVRAETRGREIALRTALGAGRRRLLAQFVAEGLVLLGLGGALGLAAAWAGIGALTAAYPESVPRVAGIGIDASVLGFTLLVSALTALIFGLAPLRYLSGRTGGRLLNDRASGATAIRPTMRRVLVAAEVALAVLLVAGAGLMVRTVHNLMSVDAGFDRSRLVTFGIALPAATYPAFDGRVQMYDRLLDRLRTMPGIEGGAAVSGLAPQRAANGFGTDIEHYTPPPEGAELVAYYQTITNGYFDAMRIPIVRGRAFEAADRIGAPVAIVNEAFVRTFWKGVDPIGRRVRPRFGDETPWVTVVGVAKDVRQAGVDQPAGTELYVLLDQIPRIFPAVQGGRLGSGFGDASMHVVLRTNMSATALQPSIANAVREVDPGLPVIRLRDMEEVFRDSVRRPRMLMQFLTGFAGLALLLAATGTYGVLSYMVAQQRREIGIRMALGAERSVVLRAILGHGLKLACAGLVAGLAGALVLTRLMGTLLFAVRPNDPATLAGVAALIAAVAAAASLIPAFRATRVDPLAALKDD, via the coding sequence GTGACCAAGGACAGAGACGAGGAACTCGAACGAGAGATTCGCAGCCACCTCGAGCTCGAGGCCGAAGAACGCGTCGCGAACGGGATGTCCGGACAAGAGGCGCGAGACGCCGCGCGGCGCGCGTTCGGCAACGTCACCCTGACGCGCGAGGACGCACGAGCGGTGTGGACGCGGCGCTGGCTGGACGAAATCGTCCAGGACGTCCGTTACGCCTGTCGCACGCTCCGCAACAGCCCGGGGTTCACGATCACGTCGGTGCTGACGATCGCGCTCGGCATCGGGGCAAACACCGCGATGTTCTCGGTGGTGAACGCCGCGATCCTGCGGCCGCTCGGCTACCCGCAGCCGGAACAGCTGCAAATGGTGACCGCCGGCTCCGGAGACGGCAACCCAGGCTCGCTCTCGCCGGCCGAGTACTTCGAGCTGACCGAGATAAGTCAGTCCTTCGCGGTCGCTGGCGCGTTCGTGACGGGCGAAGCGAACCTCTCGGCACTCGATCGCCCGCGGCGGACGGCGTACGCACGGGTGAATGCCGAAGTGTTCGAGGCCCTCGCCGTGGCGCCGGAACGCGGTCGGTGGTTTCGCCGCGACGAGACGCGCGTCGGTGGTCCAGCAGTCGTCATCCTGTCGCACGGCTTGTGGCGCTCGGCCTTCGGCGACACTGACGACATCATCGGCCAGTCGGTCGACATTGATGGCATCCGGCACGAGGTGATCGGCGTGATGCCGCCAGGCTTCGACGTCATGGACAAGCGGGCCGAGCTCTGGCTCCCGCTCCAACTCGCACCCGCGATCCGTCGATTCCGGGCGAGCCACTTTCTGTCAGTGCTGGCCCGCCTGAAAGGCAACGTCACGCTGTCGCAGGCCGAGTCGGAGCTGACCTCGCTCATGACGAGTTGGGGTGAACGCACCCACGCCAGCGGACATCTGTTCGTTCCCGGCGAGCACGTCCTGCAGCTCACCCCCATGCTGGACGCCGTCGTCGGACCATCCCGACGTGCCTTCTGGCTACTGCAGGCCGGCGTCGGCCTGGTGCTGCTGATCGCGTGCGCGAATCTCGCCAACCTGCTCGTGGTCCGCGCCGAAACGCGCGGTCGCGAGATCGCGCTGCGCACCGCTCTCGGTGCGGGTCGGCGTCGGCTGCTCGCGCAGTTCGTCGCCGAAGGACTCGTGCTCCTCGGACTCGGCGGCGCGCTCGGCCTCGCAGCAGCCTGGGCCGGGATCGGCGCGCTGACGGCCGCCTATCCGGAGAGCGTGCCTCGCGTCGCCGGCATCGGCATCGATGCATCGGTCCTTGGCTTCACGCTACTCGTCTCGGCCCTCACCGCGCTGATCTTCGGCCTGGCGCCGCTGCGTTATCTCTCCGGACGCACCGGTGGACGTCTCCTGAACGATAGGGCTTCAGGCGCAACGGCGATTCGGCCGACGATGCGCCGTGTTCTGGTCGCTGCTGAAGTCGCCCTCGCGGTGCTCCTCGTGGCGGGCGCGGGTCTGATGGTGCGAACGGTTCACAATCTGATGAGCGTCGATGCCGGATTCGATCGATCCAGGCTTGTGACGTTCGGCATCGCGTTGCCCGCGGCGACCTACCCGGCGTTTGATGGACGCGTGCAGATGTACGATCGCTTGCTCGATCGCCTGCGCACGATGCCAGGAATCGAGGGCGGCGCGGCCGTGTCCGGCCTTGCGCCACAGCGTGCAGCCAACGGATTCGGGACCGACATCGAGCACTACACGCCGCCGCCGGAAGGGGCGGAGCTGGTCGCGTATTACCAGACAATCACGAATGGCTACTTCGATGCGATGCGGATCCCGATTGTGCGTGGTCGCGCGTTCGAGGCCGCCGACCGCATCGGCGCGCCGGTGGCGATCGTGAACGAAGCATTCGTGCGCACGTTCTGGAAGGGCGTCGATCCGATCGGCCGGCGTGTGCGCCCGCGCTTCGGTGACGAGACGCCGTGGGTCACGGTGGTTGGCGTGGCGAAGGACGTGAGGCAGGCTGGGGTCGATCAGCCGGCTGGCACCGAGCTCTACGTGCTCTTGGACCAGATCCCTCGCATCTTCCCCGCCGTTCAGGGCGGACGACTGGGCAGCGGCTTCGGGGACGCGAGCATGCATGTCGTGCTACGCACCAACATGTCTGCCACCGCGCTGCAGCCGTCGATCGCGAACGCCGTGCGCGAAGTTGATCCCGGTCTGCCAGTCATCCGGCTACGCGACATGGAGGAGGTGTTCCGCGACTCGGTCCGTCGTCCGCGCATGCTGATGCAGTTTCTGACAGGGTTTGCCGGCCTGGCGCTCTTGCTGGCCGCCACCGGCACCTACGGCGTGCTCTCGTACATGGTCGCCCAGCAGCGGCGCGAGATCGGGATCCGGATGGCGCTCGGGGCCGAGCGCAGCGTCGTGCTCCGCGCGATCCTGGGCCACGGACTGAAGCTGGCGTGTGCCGGCCTCGTGGCCGGCCTCGCCGGCGCGCTCGTGCTGACGCGGCTGATGGGGACGCTGCTCTTCGCGGTCCGGCCGAATGACCCGGCGACGCTGGCCGGCGTGGCGGCGCTCATCGCCGCTGTCGCTGCGGCCGCCAGTCTAATCCCAGCGTTCCGCGCCACGCGCGTCGATCCGCTCGCGGCGCTCAAGGACGACTAG
- a CDS encoding tyrosine-type recombinase/integrase yields MRQFRATWTDGANYATKNLERLRAFFRFCMEDDWVTKNPGRRVKAPKVKATPTLPFTDSEMRRILEACDRYPGNRDRVRAFVLVMRQSDLRIGDTIALDDARVDGNKLLLYTAKTGTPVYVPLPEVVISALAALDTNTNGRYFSTGDAKPQTARANWSRYLDTLFELANVGNAHSHRFRDTFAVSLLLNGSRWRMSPSSAGTARSRSPKGTTRRG; encoded by the coding sequence ATGCGGCAGTTCCGCGCAACGTGGACCGATGGCGCGAACTACGCGACGAAGAATCTCGAGCGGCTGCGCGCGTTCTTTCGATTCTGCATGGAGGACGATTGGGTGACCAAGAACCCGGGTCGCCGGGTGAAGGCGCCGAAAGTCAAGGCCACGCCGACGCTTCCGTTCACCGACTCGGAGATGCGGCGCATCCTCGAGGCGTGCGATCGCTATCCCGGCAATCGCGACCGCGTGCGCGCGTTCGTGCTGGTGATGCGGCAGTCGGATCTGCGGATCGGCGACACGATTGCGCTCGACGACGCACGTGTGGACGGCAACAAGCTTCTTCTCTACACGGCAAAGACCGGGACGCCCGTCTACGTGCCGCTGCCGGAAGTCGTCATCAGCGCGCTGGCCGCGCTCGACACGAACACGAACGGACGGTACTTTTCGACGGGCGATGCCAAGCCGCAGACGGCCCGCGCGAACTGGTCGCGCTATCTGGACACGCTGTTTGAACTCGCCAACGTCGGGAACGCGCACTCGCACCGGTTCCGCGACACGTTCGCGGTATCGCTCTTGCTGAACGGGTCTCGCTGGAGAATGTCTCCAAGCTCCGCGGGCACAGCTCGATCAAGGTCACCGAAGGGCACTACGCGCCGTGGGTGA